One window of the Oncorhynchus mykiss isolate Arlee chromosome 5, USDA_OmykA_1.1, whole genome shotgun sequence genome contains the following:
- the rassf6 gene encoding ras association domain-containing protein 6 isoform X1 → MMNTHVVMRDGRVLSRAEFLSLLNTYNCFLKDKTQQHLVFYERDGEVVFEGFLTISWGVRQPIRLKIQDDKQQPITSLLSPDPVSPVSPHGRKRGMTRWGEFEDLHQINETEETNKQHPAEETSNHTTGSYRSYESCTLRPTPTKQKTEVEEEQSNLIRCMSDASLVKRRVKRSPSQRERNRQHCFSINGHFYNYKTAIFTPTYGTSTNVRINSKMTTHQVISQLLQKFKIENDPNEFALYCVHQSGEKKKLSDSDLPLWERLVQGPAETIMKMFLMDRDEEEVSNDVAQYLNLELPILEGVLVKLEEEENRAVQRITTKYNQQQIVLSQLLSSKITKTETEV, encoded by the exons GGCTGAGTTCTTGTCATTGCTGAACACATACAACTGTTTTCTGAAAGACAAGACCCAGCAGCATCTTGTCTTCTATGAG agagatggagaggtggtgtTCGAGGGATTCCTGACTATCTCCTGGGGAGTACGGCAGCCCATCAGGCTCAAAATACAGGATGACAAACAACAACCAATCACCAGCCTCCTGTCACCTGACCCAGTCAGTCCAGTCAGTCCTCATGGACGCAAGAG gggGATGACACGATGGGGGGAGTTTGAAGATCTCCATCAGATCAATGAGACAGAGGAGACCAACAAGCAGCATCCTGCAGAGGAGACCAGCAACCACACGACAG GGAGCTACAGGAGTTATGAAAGCTGTACGCTGCGTCCCACCCCCACAAAGCAGAAGacggaggtggaggaggagcagTCCAACCTGATCCGCTGTATGAGTGATGCTTCCTTGGtgaagaggagggtgaagaggagtccctcacagagagagaggaacaggcaaCACTGCTTCTCCATCAACGGACACTTCTATAACTACAAG acggCTATATTCACTCCAACCTATGGAACATCCACTAACGTCCGTATCAACAGCAAAATGACAACACATCAGGTCATATCACAGCTCCTTCAGAAATTCAAG ATAGAAAATGATCCTAATGAGTTTGCCCTCTACTGTGTCCATCAAAGTGGAG AGAAGAAGAAGCTGTCGGACTCAGATCTGCCACTGTGGGAGAGGCTTGTTCAGGGCCCAGCAGAGACCATCATGAAGATGTTCCTAATGGACAGAGATGAAGAGGAAGTCAGCAACGAT GTGGCCCAGTACCTCAACCTGGAGCTGCCCATCCTGGAGGGGGTTCTAGTGaagctggaggaagaggagaacagaGCGGTGCAGAGAATCACCACCAA GTACAACCAGCAGCAAATAGTCTTGTCTCAGCTTCTCAGCTCCAAGATCACCAAGACCGAGACAGAGGTGTAA
- the rassf6 gene encoding ras association domain-containing protein 6 isoform X2, with product MMNTHVVMRDGRVLSRAEFLSLLNTYNCFLKDKTQQHLVFYERDGEVVFEGFLTISWGVRQPIRLKIQDDKQQPITSLLSPDPVSPVSPHGRKRGMTRWGEFEDLHQINETEETNKQHPAEETSNHTTGSYRSYESCTLRPTPTKQKTEVEEEQSNLIRCMSDASLVKRRVKRSPSQRERNRQHCFSINGHFYNYKTAIFTPTYGTSTNVRINSKMTTHQVISQLLQKFKIENDPNEFALYCVHQSGEKKKLSDSDLPLWERLVQGPAETIMKMFLMDRDEEEVSNDLCSLPRWPSTSTWSCPSWRGF from the exons GGCTGAGTTCTTGTCATTGCTGAACACATACAACTGTTTTCTGAAAGACAAGACCCAGCAGCATCTTGTCTTCTATGAG agagatggagaggtggtgtTCGAGGGATTCCTGACTATCTCCTGGGGAGTACGGCAGCCCATCAGGCTCAAAATACAGGATGACAAACAACAACCAATCACCAGCCTCCTGTCACCTGACCCAGTCAGTCCAGTCAGTCCTCATGGACGCAAGAG gggGATGACACGATGGGGGGAGTTTGAAGATCTCCATCAGATCAATGAGACAGAGGAGACCAACAAGCAGCATCCTGCAGAGGAGACCAGCAACCACACGACAG GGAGCTACAGGAGTTATGAAAGCTGTACGCTGCGTCCCACCCCCACAAAGCAGAAGacggaggtggaggaggagcagTCCAACCTGATCCGCTGTATGAGTGATGCTTCCTTGGtgaagaggagggtgaagaggagtccctcacagagagagaggaacaggcaaCACTGCTTCTCCATCAACGGACACTTCTATAACTACAAG acggCTATATTCACTCCAACCTATGGAACATCCACTAACGTCCGTATCAACAGCAAAATGACAACACATCAGGTCATATCACAGCTCCTTCAGAAATTCAAG ATAGAAAATGATCCTAATGAGTTTGCCCTCTACTGTGTCCATCAAAGTGGAG AGAAGAAGAAGCTGTCGGACTCAGATCTGCCACTGTGGGAGAGGCTTGTTCAGGGCCCAGCAGAGACCATCATGAAGATGTTCCTAATGGACAGAGATGAAGAGGAAGTCAGCAACGAT CTCTGCTCTCTGCCCAGGTGGCCCAGTACCTCAACCTGGAGCTGCCCATCCTGGAGGGGGTTCTAG
- the si:busm1-57f23.1 gene encoding cystatin-1 → MAPQLLPLLSLVSTLYLVAQGQEQPQPIEEEPITAKNIQLLGGWFSRDPESLEVQTTAKAAVDHFNTQSNARKFFRLINVISAETQVTNMINYRIEVIIGKTKCLKTEHNSDVESCVLGKKRLTCTFEVWFNPRNEKYEITNSSCQKQI, encoded by the exons ATGGCTCCCCAGTTGTTGCCGTTGTTGTCTCTGGTCTCAACTCTCTACCTGGTGGCCCAGGGACAGGAGCAGCCTCAACCCATAGAGGAGGAACCTATCACAGCGA AGAACATCCAGCTTCTGGGTGGCTGGTTCAGCAGAGACCCAGAGAGCCTGGAGGTGCAGACCACTGCTAAAGCTGCTGTGGACCACTTTAACACCCAGTCTAATGCCAGGAAATTCTTCAGACTGATCAATGTCATCTCTGCTGAGACTCAG GTGACTAACATGATCAACTATAGGATCGAGGTGATCATCGGGAAGACCAAGTGCCTCAAGACAGAGCACAACTCAGATGTGGAGTCCTGTGTTCTGGGGAAAAAG CGCCTGACATGTACATTTGAGGTGTGGTTTAACCCTCGCAATGAAAAGTACGAGATCACCAACTCCTCTTGCCAGAAGCAAATCTGA